The Sagittula sp. P11 genome window below encodes:
- a CDS encoding TRAP transporter large permease, whose translation MGILDILVGFIVMMGLLLAGLPVATVMVAIGVAGGMILYGPVLLKSMGPVLWGTSNEPVLTAIPLFILLGELLLRSGLADRMYGTLALWLGRLPGGLLHTNIGCCSLFAATSGSSVATAATVGTVALPALTERRYRPSRALGSLAAGGTLGILIPPSVNLLVYGSLASVSVGQLFIAGIVPGILLTLLFMVFIAAQDILSPGGAFEDAHVPWAVKIRALKNLVPAATVFAIVMGSIYLGIATPTESAALAVLTALGFVAAEGKLTRDFLDVCFRKTARTTGMILMIIVAAFTLNVTLALGGVTRVMTVWVDSLGLTPVELLFALMLFYVILGMFMDVLSMQVLTIPIVVPIVTAAGIDPVWFGIFVVLMCELGMITPPVGMNLYVVQGVRNDKGPFTDVVTGAVPYAALMLLFTSALILWPSIATWLPEAVGR comes from the coding sequence ATGGGTATTCTCGACATCCTCGTGGGCTTCATCGTGATGATGGGCCTGCTTCTGGCCGGGCTGCCGGTCGCCACCGTGATGGTTGCAATAGGCGTCGCAGGCGGCATGATCCTTTACGGACCCGTCCTGCTGAAAAGCATGGGGCCGGTGCTCTGGGGCACCTCGAACGAGCCGGTTCTGACCGCCATTCCGCTGTTCATCCTGCTGGGGGAACTGCTGCTGCGCTCGGGCCTTGCCGACCGCATGTATGGCACGCTGGCGCTCTGGCTCGGGCGGCTGCCCGGCGGCCTTTTGCACACCAACATCGGCTGCTGCTCGCTGTTCGCGGCGACATCCGGCTCTTCCGTCGCCACCGCCGCAACCGTCGGCACCGTCGCCCTGCCCGCGCTCACCGAACGCCGCTACCGCCCCTCCCGCGCGCTGGGGTCGCTGGCGGCGGGCGGCACGCTGGGCATCCTCATCCCGCCGTCGGTCAACCTCCTGGTCTACGGCTCGCTGGCCAGCGTCTCCGTCGGGCAGCTCTTCATCGCGGGCATCGTGCCCGGCATCCTGCTGACGCTCCTGTTCATGGTCTTCATCGCCGCGCAGGACATCCTGTCGCCCGGCGGCGCCTTCGAGGACGCGCATGTGCCCTGGGCGGTGAAGATCCGCGCGCTGAAGAACCTCGTGCCCGCTGCCACCGTCTTTGCCATCGTCATGGGCTCCATCTACCTCGGCATCGCCACGCCGACCGAAAGCGCAGCGCTGGCCGTGCTGACCGCACTCGGTTTCGTCGCGGCGGAGGGCAAGCTGACCCGCGACTTCCTCGACGTCTGTTTCCGCAAGACAGCACGCACGACCGGCATGATCCTCATGATCATCGTCGCCGCCTTCACCCTGAACGTGACGCTCGCGCTTGGCGGCGTGACCCGGGTGATGACGGTCTGGGTCGACAGCCTCGGCCTCACGCCGGTAGAGTTGCTTTTCGCGCTGATGCTGTTCTACGTGATCCTCGGCATGTTCATGGACGTGCTGTCCATGCAGGTTCTGACGATCCCGATCGTCGTTCCGATCGTCACCGCCGCGGGCATCGACCCGGTCTGGTTCGGCATCTTCGTGGTCCTTATGTGCGAACTGGGCATGATCACCCCGCCGGTGGGCATGAACCTCTACGTCGTGCAGGGCGTCCGGAACGACAAGGGTCCCTTCACCGACGTCGTCACCGGCGCCGTGCCCTATGCCGCGCTCATGCTGCTCTTCACCTCGGCCCTGATCCTTTGGCCCTCCATCGCAACCTGGCTTCCGGAGGCGGTCGGACGATGA
- a CDS encoding amidase, translating into MSLDTMKTLPDATALIDAFGTGTSDPVEVMERHLGTIDQREPGLNAFSARAADVRDLARAARDRWQAGTPLGPLDGVPVIVKDNLVSAGLPAAWGNPELGRRVPDHDEKPVAALRAAGAIVLGKGNTPEFAVEGYTANAAFGVTRNPFDPALTPGGSSGGVVAAVASGMAVAGIGTDGGGSIRRPAGYTGLWGLKPGIGSVPRGNGLPQVLLDFETVGPITRSARDLALFHGVLAGRPVRPVTRPARILAVGRIADAPCDASIRAAFAETMDRLRALGHDVTESPLPLDLDPLNEVWSGLAEIGLAHLGWRDPAVMEAAADKYKAMAARGAQVSAVQLYEALTRVFALREEVRDLWGHDAVLMPTAAAPPWPATEVYPDTIDGQPAGPRGHAVYTGWVNASGLPAMAFPAGRANGLPIGMQLVGRHGGEDLLLSIAATLDA; encoded by the coding sequence ATGAGCCTCGACACCATGAAGACCCTGCCCGACGCCACCGCCCTCATCGACGCCTTCGGCACTGGGACCAGCGACCCCGTCGAAGTGATGGAACGCCACCTCGGCACCATCGACCAACGCGAACCCGGGCTGAACGCCTTCTCGGCCCGCGCCGCCGATGTGCGCGACCTCGCCCGCGCCGCCCGCGACCGCTGGCAGGCGGGCACACCCCTTGGTCCGCTCGACGGCGTGCCGGTGATCGTGAAGGACAACCTCGTGTCCGCCGGTCTTCCGGCGGCATGGGGCAATCCGGAGCTCGGGCGCCGCGTGCCGGATCATGACGAGAAGCCGGTCGCCGCCCTGCGCGCCGCCGGGGCCATCGTCCTCGGCAAGGGCAACACGCCGGAGTTCGCAGTCGAAGGCTACACCGCCAATGCAGCCTTCGGCGTGACCCGCAATCCGTTCGACCCGGCGCTGACGCCCGGGGGATCTTCCGGCGGGGTGGTCGCGGCCGTGGCGTCCGGCATGGCGGTGGCCGGGATCGGCACGGACGGCGGCGGCTCCATCCGGCGACCTGCGGGCTACACCGGGCTTTGGGGGCTGAAACCCGGGATCGGCAGCGTGCCGCGCGGCAATGGGCTGCCGCAGGTCCTGCTCGATTTCGAGACGGTCGGCCCGATCACGCGTTCCGCCCGCGACCTCGCGCTGTTCCACGGTGTCCTTGCCGGGCGCCCGGTCCGGCCCGTGACCCGCCCCGCCCGCATCCTCGCGGTCGGGCGCATCGCCGACGCCCCCTGCGACGCATCCATCCGCGCAGCCTTTGCCGAGACGATGGACCGGTTGCGCGCACTGGGCCACGACGTCACCGAAAGCCCGCTGCCCCTCGACCTCGATCCGCTGAACGAGGTCTGGTCGGGACTGGCGGAGATCGGTCTCGCCCATCTGGGCTGGCGCGACCCGGCGGTGATGGAAGCCGCCGCAGACAAGTACAAGGCGATGGCGGCGCGCGGCGCGCAGGTCTCTGCCGTCCAGCTTTACGAGGCGCTGACCCGGGTCTTCGCCCTGCGCGAGGAGGTCCGCGACCTCTGGGGGCATGACGCGGTGCTGATGCCGACCGCCGCCGCGCCACCATGGCCCGCGACGGAGGTCTACCCGGACACCATTGACGGCCAGCCCGCCGGACCGCGCGGCCACGCCGTCTATACCGGCTGGGTCAATGCGTCCGGCCTGCCCGCCATGGCCTTCCCGGCGGGGCGTGCGAACGGCCTGCCCATCGGGATGCAACTTGTGGGCCGACACGGCGGCGAGGACCTGCTGCTCAGCATTGCCGCCACGCTCGACGCCTGA
- a CDS encoding RidA family protein encodes MSCPIEAKLAEMGLELPPSAPSRALFLPGKITANLLFLSGQICEWEGQPKYFGPVGEGFDMAEGQAAARMCALNLLFCIKKVAGSLSRVKEVVRLGGFVAAPPDFGEGPMIVNGASQLFIDLYGDAGRHARTAVNVSSLPAKALVEVDAVIELT; translated from the coding sequence ATGAGCTGCCCTATCGAGGCGAAGCTGGCGGAGATGGGGCTGGAACTGCCACCCTCCGCCCCGTCGCGCGCCCTGTTCCTGCCGGGCAAGATCACCGCCAACCTGTTGTTCCTGTCCGGCCAGATCTGCGAGTGGGAAGGACAGCCGAAGTACTTCGGGCCGGTGGGCGAGGGGTTTGACATGGCCGAAGGGCAGGCGGCGGCACGGATGTGCGCGCTGAACCTGCTGTTCTGCATCAAGAAGGTCGCCGGGTCGCTCAGCCGGGTGAAGGAGGTCGTCCGGCTGGGCGGCTTCGTCGCGGCGCCGCCGGATTTCGGCGAGGGGCCGATGATCGTGAACGGCGCCTCGCAGCTTTTCATCGACCTCTACGGCGATGCGGGCCGCCATGCGCGCACCGCGGTCAACGTGTCCTCTCTCCCGGCAAAGGCGCTGGTGGAGGTCGATGCGGTGATCGAGCTGACCTGA
- a CDS encoding amidase — MLIDKDPFRCFMPYPPVRVASAGGGPLAGLTLGVKDIYDVAGYRTGSGCPTALAMSDIKQANAPAVEALLEAGAAFVGKTHTDELAWSMYGMNAHFGTPVNPAAPDRIPGGSSSGSAVAVAAGLCDIAVGSDTGGSVRAPASFCGIWGIRPTHGVISLEAVQKLASSYDTCGLFARDGQTLLRAMSVLMEDTAPLPEAPRLMRPVDMLAQLGPEQRAVYEAAFGGLEAAEVTVFPEGVEATYKTFLATMSADAKVDVVPFIRSSGMPLVRGIDGRADAAEALTEAEAEVARTARAAFTASMDRLLGAEGVLLAPVVHDAPFRLDAPVEVFDGYRHDAMRLLCVAGLAGLPQVVMPAGKVDGAPYGVSLIGPRGSDLSLIRAAMALTAVPA, encoded by the coding sequence ATGCTGATCGACAAAGACCCCTTCCGCTGCTTCATGCCTTACCCGCCGGTGCGCGTGGCCTCTGCCGGGGGCGGACCGTTGGCGGGGCTCACGCTGGGCGTGAAGGACATCTACGACGTGGCGGGCTACCGCACCGGGTCGGGCTGCCCGACAGCGCTCGCCATGAGCGATATCAAGCAGGCGAACGCCCCGGCGGTGGAGGCCCTGCTGGAGGCCGGCGCTGCCTTTGTCGGCAAGACCCATACCGACGAACTGGCGTGGTCGATGTACGGCATGAACGCGCATTTCGGCACGCCGGTGAACCCGGCGGCGCCCGACCGCATCCCGGGCGGGTCGTCTTCGGGGTCTGCCGTGGCGGTGGCCGCGGGGCTGTGCGACATCGCCGTGGGATCGGACACCGGCGGATCGGTGCGCGCCCCCGCCAGCTTCTGCGGGATCTGGGGCATCCGGCCGACACATGGCGTGATCTCGCTCGAGGCGGTGCAGAAACTGGCGTCGAGCTACGACACCTGCGGGCTCTTCGCGCGCGACGGCCAAACGCTCCTGCGCGCCATGTCGGTCCTGATGGAGGACACGGCACCCCTGCCGGAAGCGCCGCGTCTGATGCGGCCCGTGGACATGCTGGCGCAACTGGGACCGGAGCAGCGGGCGGTCTACGAGGCGGCCTTCGGCGGGCTGGAGGCGGCGGAGGTCACGGTCTTCCCGGAAGGGGTGGAGGCGACCTACAAGACCTTCCTCGCCACCATGTCGGCGGACGCGAAGGTCGACGTGGTGCCGTTCATCCGTTCCTCCGGCATGCCGCTGGTGCGCGGCATCGACGGGCGCGCGGATGCAGCCGAAGCCCTGACAGAGGCGGAGGCCGAGGTCGCCCGCACCGCCCGCGCGGCCTTCACCGCGTCGATGGACCGGCTGCTGGGTGCCGAAGGGGTCCTGCTGGCGCCGGTCGTGCATGACGCGCCGTTCCGGCTGGATGCGCCGGTCGAGGTCTTCGACGGCTACCGGCACGACGCGATGCGGCTTCTGTGCGTGGCGGGGCTGGCCGGCTTGCCACAGGTGGTGATGCCCGCGGGCAAGGTCGACGGCGCGCCCTACGGCGTCTCGCTGATCGGGCCGCGCGGCTCGGACCTGTCGCTGATCCGGGCGGCCATGGCGCTGACCGCGGTGCCGGCATGA
- a CDS encoding ABC transporter ATP-binding protein, with product MTRLLDIRNLSVRFAGKRTVHAINDVSLSMEQGETLALLGESGSGKSVTLKTLLGLLPPKRTKIDGSIHVNGVDVLSLKGKALQKYRGGEVSMVFQEPALALDPVYTVGHQIAESVMRHKGVSREDAMSTALDMLDRVRIPSANRRLHNYPHELSGGMRQRVMIALALACRPRLLLADEPTTALDATVQIQILLLLRELQKEFGMGVIFVTHDIGVAVEISERVAVMYAGQIAEEGTTREIIRDGRHPYTQGLLAANLHDVARGERLNAIPGAPPALEERPDSCSFAPRCPRVLPECRAALPPMIEPAPRRRVACLRAEEPVVAE from the coding sequence ATGACCAGGCTTCTGGATATCCGCAACCTGTCGGTCCGCTTCGCGGGCAAGCGCACGGTGCACGCGATCAACGACGTCTCGCTCAGCATGGAGCAGGGAGAGACGCTGGCCCTGCTCGGTGAAAGCGGGTCGGGCAAATCGGTGACGCTGAAGACGCTCCTCGGCCTTCTGCCGCCGAAGCGCACGAAGATCGACGGTTCGATCCATGTGAACGGCGTGGACGTGCTGTCGCTGAAGGGCAAGGCGCTGCAGAAGTACCGCGGCGGCGAGGTCTCCATGGTGTTCCAGGAACCGGCGCTGGCGCTGGATCCGGTCTACACCGTCGGCCACCAGATCGCGGAATCGGTGATGCGCCACAAGGGCGTCAGCCGGGAGGACGCCATGTCCACCGCGCTCGACATGCTGGACCGGGTGCGCATCCCTTCGGCCAACCGACGCCTGCACAACTACCCGCACGAACTGTCGGGGGGCATGCGGCAGCGGGTGATGATCGCTTTGGCGCTGGCATGTCGTCCGCGCCTTCTGCTGGCGGACGAGCCGACCACGGCGCTCGACGCCACGGTGCAGATCCAGATCCTGCTGCTGCTGCGCGAGTTGCAGAAGGAATTCGGCATGGGCGTGATCTTCGTCACCCACGACATCGGCGTGGCGGTTGAGATCTCCGAGCGGGTCGCGGTGATGTACGCCGGCCAGATCGCCGAGGAGGGCACCACGCGCGAGATCATCCGCGACGGGCGCCATCCCTATACGCAGGGTCTTCTGGCAGCCAACCTGCACGACGTGGCGCGCGGAGAGCGGCTGAACGCCATCCCCGGTGCGCCGCCCGCTCTGGAAGAACGGCCCGACTCGTGCTCTTTTGCGCCCCGATGCCCACGGGTCCTGCCGGAGTGCCGCGCCGCGCTGCCGCCGATGATCGAGCCGGCCCCGCGCCGCCGCGTCGCCTGCCTTCGCGCCGAAGAGCCCGTCGTCGCCGAATGA